One window from the genome of Plasmodium reichenowi strain SY57 chromosome 8, whole genome shotgun sequence encodes:
- a CDS encoding adenylyl cyclase beta, putative (part of same gene as PRSY57_0802200B, PRSY57_0802200C~gap found within coding sequence), which translates to SRNYSCDYTSDWRWFSIKCERFLENELYKKYNKEEREKRKENKNIIKENENLAIFRSFFPKILLNIYSKCENPAQFFSNLVIQKFNSVVFFCDASGFSNLAEQLDKRINGTELLGNCLNKFFNILIKIIDYWGGDIIKFSGDAVLVIWPLQNVLKNKKKKKKKNQTQNNDSDDEHVNLKDKKTLHDRYNLDKHIDMEKPKTNFENFHLNKNHNNIHNIYNNDDDDYGDQRNEVYDNIKNYNLKNSKISKSNIVQANNSDDNYPSDYNQKKKNQNAKEIRKICLLALGCCMDIHKLLNKFPTPIENKYLKVHIAVTYGKVSFLQIGNVLRKREYLLSGKPLEEIGAGESLAKNGESVLSYSFYKNIKDKVMVQGTCKKNFFLFVKMKEEIDMKKLKKNYEEEEEEEEEEEEEGEE; encoded by the exons TGAGTAGAAATTATTca TGTGACTATACTTCTGATTGGAGATGGTTTAGTATAAAATGCGAACGGTTTTTAGAAAATGAATTgtataagaaatataataaagaagaaagagaaaaaaggaaggaaaataaaaatatcataaaagaaaatgagAACCTTGCAATATTTAGGTCCTTCTTCCCTAAAATTTtgttaaatatttatagtAAATGTGAGAACCCGGCACAGTTTTTTTCAAATCTTGTTATTCAGAAGTTTAACTCAGTTGTG TTTTTCTGTGACGCCAGCGGATTTTCTAACCTCGCTGAACAGCTCGACAAACGAATTAATGGTACGGAATTATTAGGAAATTGTTTAAACAAGTTTTTCaatattcttattaaaattatagaTTACTGGGGAGGAGATATAATTAAGTTCAGTGGAGACGCTGTTCTTGTTATATGGCCTCTTCAgaatgttttaaaaaataagaagaaaaaaaaaaaaaaaaatcagactcaaaataatgatagtGATGATGAACATGTTAACCTTAAAGATAAGAAAACATTACATGATAGGTATAATTTAGATAAACATATAGATATGGAAAAACCTAAAACaaattttgaaaattttcatttaaataaaaatcataataatattcataatatatataataatgatgatgatgattatGGTGATCAACGAAATGAAGTgtatgataatataaaaaattataatttaaaaaatagtAAAATTAGTAAATCTAATATTGTTCAAGCAAACAACTCAGATGATAATTACCCTTCAGATtataatcaaaaaaaaaaaaatcaaaacGCAAAAGAAATACGAAAAATATGTCTCCTAGCCTTAGGATGTTGTATGgatatacataaattattaaataaattcCCAACACctatagaaaataaatatttaaaagtACATATTGCTGTCACATATGGAAAAGTCAGCTTCTTACAAATTGGAAATGTCTTAAGGAAAAGAGAATATCTCTTATCAGGAAAACCGTTAGAAGAAATAGGTGCAGGTGAGTCCCTGGCCAAAAACGGGGAAAGTGTTCTCTCCTActctttttataaaaatattaaagaCAAGGTTATGGTTCAAGGGACATGCAAAAAGAACTTTTTCTTATTTGTAAAGATGAAAGAAGAAATTGATATGAAGAagttgaaaaaaaattatgaagaGGAAGAGGAAGAGGAAGAAGAGGAGGAGGAAGAAGGGGAAGAAGA